One window of Dendropsophus ebraccatus isolate aDenEbr1 chromosome 13, aDenEbr1.pat, whole genome shotgun sequence genomic DNA carries:
- the MTX1 gene encoding metaxin-1, with amino-acid sequence MAAPMELYCWKGDWGLPSVDLDCLTVLTYAKFSGAPLKVHKLSNPWRSPSGQLPALRTPDEGVVFHTNNIITHLKKQKYNADYDLSAKQGADTMAFISLLEEKLLPALIHTFWVDAKNYVDHTRKWYAETIPFPLNFFIPNQMHKRHLERLQLIRGESWREDDEVLEKQLYMDAQECLTLLSQRLGAHRFFFGDSPASLDAHIFSHLALILYIKLPSGRLQQHLKSLPNLCQYCDSIVSIYFTRDGETFPRISPKSPTAESPDCEEEPNKRRNQILSVAVGLLAMISYALLSGIVSIQRVSGDRAVDRRMTLEENEDEED; translated from the exons acCTATGCCAAGTTTTCGGGAGCTCCACTGAAAGTGCATAAGCTGTCGAACCCCTGGCGGAGCCCCTCAG GTCAGCTCCCTGCCCTGAGGACTCCAGATGAAGGGGTTGTCTTCCACACCAATAACATTATCACCCATCTCAAGAAGCAG AAATATAACGCAGATTATGACCTGTCTGCCAAGCAAGGAGCGGACACCATGGCCTTCATCTCTCTGCTGGAGGAGAAGCTGCTGCCCGCCCTG aTTCACACCTTCTGGGTAGATGCCAAGAACTACGTGGACCATACCCGCAAGTGGTACGCCGAGACCATTCCTTTCCCACTCAACTTCTTTATCCCAAACCAGATGCACAAGAGGCACTTGGAGCGTCTGCAGCTCATTCGGGGGGAGAGCTGGCGGGAGGACGATGAGGTGTTGGAGAAGCAG CTGTACATGGACGCCCAGGAGTGTCTGACCCTCCTCTCACAGCGACTAGGAGCGCACAGATTCTTCTTTGGAGACTC GCCGGCCTCTCTTGACGCCCACATTTTTAGTCATTTGGCCCTTATCCTCTACATAAAACTGCCCAGTGGGCGACTGCAGCAACACCTGAAATCCCTCCCTAACCTGTGCCAGTATTGTGACTCCATCGTCAGCATTTACTTCACTCGGGATGGAG AGACCTTCCCTCGCATCTCCCCAAAGAGCCCGACGGCCGAGTCTCCAGATTGTGAGGAGGAGCCCAACAAAAGGCGCAACCAGATCCTGTCTGTGGCGGTGGGTCTGCTGGCCATGATCAGCTACGCTCTGCTGAGTGGGATTGTCTCCATACAGCGGGTGTCGGGGGATCGGGCAGTGGACCGCAGGATGACTCTAGAGGAGAACGAGGATGAAGAAGACTAA